In a single window of the Acidobacteriota bacterium genome:
- the ftsY gene encoding signal recognition particle-docking protein FtsY yields MEELKAHEEAVEKELGVRFARAISKTRDSINDRLDTLFESRRQIDDKFLDELEEMLISTDIGVATTMHVIDRVRRGVSRQEIGDIAALRAAIRKELLDILNASRDKGVAAETAFGDEAKPYILMVVGVNGVGKTTTIGKLAQRIKAEGNKVLICAADTFRAAASDQLEIWAGRAGVEIIQQKEGTDPAAVLFDALRAAKAREADVLIVDTAGRLHNKSNLMAELEKMKKVAGREVPGAPHETLLVIDAVTGQNGLEQARQFTKAADVTGIVLTKLDGTAKGGIAVAISKELSLPIRYVGIGEQAEDLMVFDPEAYVSGLFD; encoded by the coding sequence ATGGAAGAACTGAAGGCTCACGAAGAGGCCGTCGAGAAGGAACTGGGCGTGCGGTTTGCCCGTGCGATATCAAAAACTCGCGATTCGATCAACGACAGGCTCGACACGCTGTTTGAAAGCAGGCGGCAGATAGACGACAAATTCCTCGACGAGCTGGAAGAGATGCTCATTTCGACCGATATCGGCGTGGCGACGACGATGCACGTGATCGACCGCGTCCGCCGCGGCGTGTCGCGACAGGAGATCGGCGACATCGCGGCCCTGCGTGCCGCAATTAGAAAGGAATTGCTCGACATCCTGAACGCCAGCCGTGATAAGGGCGTCGCGGCGGAGACGGCGTTCGGCGATGAAGCGAAGCCGTACATTCTGATGGTCGTGGGCGTGAACGGCGTCGGCAAAACGACGACCATCGGCAAGCTGGCACAGCGCATAAAGGCCGAGGGCAACAAGGTTCTCATCTGCGCGGCGGATACTTTTCGTGCGGCGGCGTCGGATCAGCTCGAGATCTGGGCGGGACGTGCGGGCGTGGAGATAATCCAGCAGAAAGAGGGAACCGATCCCGCCGCGGTTCTGTTTGACGCTCTGCGTGCGGCAAAGGCCCGCGAGGCTGACGTGTTGATCGTCGATACCGCGGGGCGTCTGCATAACAAATCGAACCTGATGGCTGAGCTCGAGAAGATGAAAAAGGTCGCGGGGCGCGAAGTTCCCGGCGCCCCGCACGAAACGCTGCTCGTCATCGACGCAGTTACGGGGCAGAATGGGCTGGAACAGGCACGGCAATTCACAAAAGCAGCGGACGTTACCGGCATCGTGCTTACCAAACTCGACGGAACGGCAAAGGGCGGCATCGCCGTCGCCATTTCAAAGGAACTCAGCCTGCCGATACGCTACGTCGGCATCGGCGAACAGGCCGAAGACCTGATGGTGTTTGACCCCGAGGCGTACGTGAGCGGGCTTTTCGATTAG
- a CDS encoding HD domain-containing protein encodes MPSTDRKISLRYLVLLTLLLVGLVPLVLTGWMLSDRSGSELRAAENRYQIQLVQEKARRIEIFAERARSTVYNLKTAIELGDDPFLSESDQLADTLSSMLRENPEIAGIHISSDREIPISVFRPEILDGVTLNTLANDAASAKTELTVGRPHTIESSGHPVLTFAVETSGAGRPAIRIVTAISAKRLAGDIVGFTSISEQQLWESGLPIVFVVDDKGEAVFHPDNSAASSGRRFTDLKIVSEWLESGRIVQSALVPFDAVYNDKPHRMIGAYSTASISEGRIVGVVAMQDESKALASVADIRRQVWLISLGFAIAAMFVGLLLARSMTNPLLRLTDAAKRIAAGDYSSRVASRNVTEIGTLADSFDQMSGKIEEQIARLAKAAEENRELFVGTVKALAAAIDGKDKYTRGHSERVARISVAIGRRMNLPEDELETLRISALLHDVGKIAIDDNILKKPAALTDEEFEIMKQHPVRGYKIMSQIPAMKDFLPGMYMHHEMVNGKGYPQGLTGDQIPLQAKIVSVADTFDAMTIDRPYQKGMELGAALERLRSFVGTRYQSEVVEALIEACNAGEVGQGIIRQLAEKRAAEAATSEHDPLLDRLVA; translated from the coding sequence TAGTCGGTTTAGTTCCGCTCGTCCTAACGGGCTGGATGCTTTCCGACCGATCGGGAAGCGAGTTGAGGGCGGCGGAGAACCGCTATCAGATCCAGCTGGTGCAGGAAAAAGCCCGCCGGATCGAGATATTCGCGGAACGCGCACGTTCGACGGTGTATAACCTTAAAACCGCGATCGAACTCGGCGACGATCCCTTCCTTTCCGAATCTGACCAACTGGCTGACACATTGAGTTCAATGCTTCGCGAAAACCCCGAGATCGCGGGCATTCACATCAGTTCCGACCGAGAGATCCCGATATCGGTCTTTCGACCTGAAATATTGGACGGGGTCACATTGAACACATTGGCGAATGATGCCGCTTCCGCAAAAACTGAGTTGACGGTGGGCCGTCCGCATACGATCGAGAGCAGCGGCCATCCGGTACTTACATTTGCGGTTGAAACATCCGGCGCAGGGCGGCCTGCCATTCGAATTGTAACCGCCATTTCCGCAAAACGGCTTGCGGGCGACATAGTTGGATTCACTTCCATATCTGAACAGCAGCTTTGGGAAAGTGGCCTGCCCATAGTCTTTGTCGTTGATGACAAAGGCGAAGCCGTGTTCCATCCGGACAATTCGGCGGCTTCGTCAGGCCGTAGGTTCACGGACCTTAAGATCGTTTCCGAATGGCTTGAGTCAGGCCGTATCGTGCAGTCGGCGTTGGTTCCATTCGACGCTGTTTACAACGATAAGCCGCACCGAATGATCGGGGCCTATTCGACCGCCTCGATATCCGAGGGCAGGATCGTAGGTGTCGTTGCGATGCAGGATGAGTCAAAGGCACTTGCTTCGGTTGCAGACATCCGTCGCCAGGTTTGGCTTATCAGTCTGGGTTTCGCGATAGCTGCGATGTTCGTCGGGCTTTTATTGGCACGCTCGATGACGAATCCGCTTCTACGGCTGACCGATGCCGCAAAACGCATCGCCGCAGGCGATTATTCTTCGCGTGTGGCTTCGCGCAACGTAACGGAGATCGGAACGCTTGCGGATTCCTTTGATCAGATGAGCGGCAAGATCGAGGAACAGATAGCGCGTCTTGCAAAGGCGGCGGAAGAGAACCGCGAGCTTTTCGTTGGCACCGTCAAGGCACTTGCCGCCGCGATCGACGGCAAAGACAAATACACTCGAGGCCACAGCGAACGCGTCGCACGCATTTCGGTCGCGATCGGCCGTCGTATGAATTTGCCCGAGGACGAACTAGAAACGCTGCGCATCAGTGCATTGCTCCACGACGTCGGCAAGATCGCCATCGACGACAACATCCTTAAAAAGCCCGCCGCGTTGACCGACGAAGAATTCGAGATAATGAAGCAGCACCCCGTCCGCGGCTACAAGATCATGTCGCAGATTCCCGCAATGAAGGATTTCCTGCCCGGCATGTACATGCACCACGAGATGGTCAACGGCAAAGGCTATCCGCAGGGCCTGACCGGCGACCAGATCCCGCTGCAGGCAAAGATCGTCTCGGTCGCTGACACTTTTGACGCAATGACCATTGACCGGCCTTATCAAAAGGGAATGGAACTCGGCGCCGCACTCGAACGCCTCCGCTCGTTCGTCGGCACTCGATATCAATCCGAGGTCGTCGAAGCCCTGATCGAAGCCTGTAACGCAGGCGAGGTCGGGCAGGGAATCATCCGCCAGCTCGCCGAAAAGCGCGCCGCCGAAGCCGCCACCTCAGAACACGACCCACTCCTCGACCGCCTGGTAGCTTAA